A window of Aurantibacillus circumpalustris genomic DNA:
TAAGTTTCTGGATAAAAAAACGCTTCCAGGAAAAGTATGAATAATGAATAAGAATAGAATTATAGATAAAAGTTTTAAATACTTTGGCTTGGTATGCACCTTGTCAGGACTACTAATTCTTGCACTTTTTTTGCTGGATATTTTTATCGAAGGTATCACAAGAGTAAACTGGCAATTTTTAAGCAGCTTGCCATCCCGTTTTCCTGAAAAAGCGGGAATATTAACGGCACTTGTTGGAACGGTTTGGATTTTGCTATTAACAGCCTGTATCGCTATTCCTGTAGGAATTGGTGCTGGAATTTACCTTGAAGAATATGCGAGAAGAAACAGACTTAATGATTTTTTAGAAATTAATTTAACCAACCTGGCTGGAGTACCTTCTATTATTTATGGTTTGTTAGGTTTAGAAATTTTTGGAAGAATTATGGGAATGGGCGGAAGTCTTCTTGCAGGCGCTTGCACGCTTTCTCTATTAATATTACCAATTATTGTAGTAGCTACACGTGAGGCCTTAAAAGCGGTGCCAAAATCTTTGCGTGAAGCTTCTTACGGACTAGGCGCTAGCAAATGGCAAACAACCTGGTTACAGGTTCTACCAGCAGCATCGGGTGGAATTGTCACAGGCGTAATTTTAGCCCTTTCGCGGGCAATTGGTGAAACAGCACCATTAATAGTGGTGGGAGCCCTAGCTTATGTTCCGTTTATTCCTTCTAATCCTTCCGATGAATTTACCGTACTTCCGATTCAAATTTTTAATTGGGTTTCTCGTCCGCAAAAAGGATTTATCACAAATTCAACAGCCGCAATCATAGTGTTGTTAATTATTACTTTTATAATGAATGGTTTTGCTGTCTACCTTAGAAATAAATGGCAGAAAAAAACAAAATGGTAATCAAATAGAATGGATCAGCTAAAAGCAGATAAAGTAAATGTTTTCTACGGAGATAATCACGTTATTAAGGACGTAAATCTTGAAGTACAACGCAATACAGTAACCGCGCTCATCGGGCCATCAGGCTGTGGTAAGTCAACCTTCCTTCGTTTATATAATCGAATGAACGATTATATTGACGGTTTTAAAATGAACGGTTCTATCATTATTGGTGAGCAAGACATTTATTCTGAAAAAATAAAAATCGAAGAGCTTCGAAAAAAAGTGGGAATGGTTTTTCAAAAACCAAATCCATTTCCAAAATCGATTTATGAAAATATTGTTTACGGTTTAAAAATACAGGGTATAAAGGATAAAAAAATTCTTGATGAAGCTGTAGAAAAATCACTCAAACAAGTAGCTCTTTGGGAAGAAGTAAAAGATGATCTCAAAAAATCTGCTTTTGCTCTTTCTGGCGGACAACAACAAAGAGTTTGTATTGCACGCACTCTGGCTGTTGGTCCAGAAATCATTTTAATGGACGAGCCAACTTCGGCTCTGGATCCTATCTCAACGGCGAAACTAGAACAACTCATACACGAACTTAAAAAGGAATTCACCATCATTATTGTAACCCATAATATGCAACAAGCAGCACGTGTAAGTGATAAAACTGCTTTTTTCTATATGGGAGAATTGATAGAATACGGCGACACAAAAGAAATTTTTACAAATCCTAAAATCGAAAAAACACAAAATTATATCACCGGAAGGTTTGGATAATTTTTTGTAAACGCTATGTAAAGTAATTGTTAAATTTATTAATATTGTTAATGCTGAACAGTATAAAAAACAAACAGCGTCTAAACGGTAAACTATTTTGAATGAATCATTTTGAAACAGAATTAAAAACACTAAAGTCTGATTGCGTTGAGCAATGGGAGTTAGTATCGTACCAATTAAAATCTTCTATGGCTGCCTTATCTAGTATGGATAAGGAAAAAGCTAAGGAAATCATTGAGCGAGAAAAAACGGTTAATGAGTTGGATTTGAAAATTGAGAAAAGTTGTGAAAACATCATTGCTTTACATACTCCTGTTGCAATTGACCTTAGATTTATTTTAGCCCTTATAAAAATTAATTCTAATCTTGAAAAAGTAGGTGATATAGCTTCACGCATTGCGAAATTTGTTGTTAAATCTGGTGGGCCTTTTTATCACGAATTAATTACCAAAACTCAGACACTTGAAATGTTTGA
This region includes:
- the pstA gene encoding phosphate ABC transporter permease PstA, which encodes MNKNRIIDKSFKYFGLVCTLSGLLILALFLLDIFIEGITRVNWQFLSSLPSRFPEKAGILTALVGTVWILLLTACIAIPVGIGAGIYLEEYARRNRLNDFLEINLTNLAGVPSIIYGLLGLEIFGRIMGMGGSLLAGACTLSLLILPIIVVATREALKAVPKSLREASYGLGASKWQTTWLQVLPAASGGIVTGVILALSRAIGETAPLIVVGALAYVPFIPSNPSDEFTVLPIQIFNWVSRPQKGFITNSTAAIIVLLIITFIMNGFAVYLRNKWQKKTKW
- the phoU gene encoding phosphate signaling complex protein PhoU, producing MNHFETELKTLKSDCVEQWELVSYQLKSSMAALSSMDKEKAKEIIEREKTVNELDLKIEKSCENIIALHTPVAIDLRFILALIKINSNLEKVGDIASRIAKFVVKSGGPFYHELITKTQTLEMFEEACDLFDDSLSAFKTNNAEKARNIFKRDEFINEINKSAFVDVINSIKENPENIEKYLKLLSVVRRIEKSGDISKSIAEEIIFYLEAKVLRHTDK
- the pstB gene encoding phosphate ABC transporter ATP-binding protein PstB; protein product: MDQLKADKVNVFYGDNHVIKDVNLEVQRNTVTALIGPSGCGKSTFLRLYNRMNDYIDGFKMNGSIIIGEQDIYSEKIKIEELRKKVGMVFQKPNPFPKSIYENIVYGLKIQGIKDKKILDEAVEKSLKQVALWEEVKDDLKKSAFALSGGQQQRVCIARTLAVGPEIILMDEPTSALDPISTAKLEQLIHELKKEFTIIIVTHNMQQAARVSDKTAFFYMGELIEYGDTKEIFTNPKIEKTQNYITGRFG